Below is a genomic region from Geoglobus acetivorans.
ATCATAACTGTTTAGATTCCCTCTCAATTTTCTTTCAAGTTCTTCCCTGTCCCCATAAGTAAACCTGCTGTGAAGAAGCATTACACGATAACCAAGGCTTTTAAGTTGCTTATATACATCAATTGCTCTATCTACAGTGTTGCATGCAATTAATGCAGGTGTAAGACCTCTCTTTTTGAATTTCTCTGCAAAATCTTGAATATTCTCTTTTATATTTCCTCTAACAATCTTAACACGATGTCTCGTGAACCTATCTACCTCTTCGCCGGAAATCTCCGGCTTTTCTGGATTTAGCAGTTCAATAAAAAACTCCTCAATGAAGTCTGGCATGGTTGCCGTCATAACCAGAACTTTCGTATTATATTCTTTGAGAACCTCGAGCATTGCAAGGATTATTCCCAGAATGTTCGGTTCGTAGGCGTGAATCTCATCAAATATTAGTAAAGCATTTTTTAGCTCGCATAACGCCATTTCGAAGAACCCAACACCAAAAAATGCTTTCATTATTTGGAATGGTGTTGTTACCTTTAAAGGCGTGAATATTTTTTGATAAAGGCTTGAAAGACGCTTATATTCAAAATTTGAAGCGTAAAGGTAATAGGATGACGAACTGTGCAAAACACCAACTAATTCCGGGCTCTTAAAATATTCCAGCATCCTTTCATGCATTGCATTAACGCTTGCTTTATACGGTAACACATAAAATACTCTGTTAGAAATTCCGTTTTTGGTTGAATAGCCATTAATGTCTGCCCACAAAAGAGCAGTCTCAGTCTTTCCGTAACCAGTAGGTGCTCGGATTAAGAGATTTCCTTTAATTTTATTTGCCTGTTTCTGCAAAGGCCTCCACTCTTTTCTTGGGATTTTGAACGCAATAACCTCGGCTATAGGTGGAAGAAATTTTACCGAATTCTCACCTGCAGATGAAAGATGGTCGCACGCATTCAGTAGACCTTTGAGAAAAATTAGCGCTCCTCTGTATTTTTCCCAATTTCGGTCATACCAATTTAGCAACCCATCAAAATCATATTCTTTAATCAGCTCTTTCCAGCCATTAGAAAGTTTAAATTTCCCGATATTCTTTCCAAAAACATACATCTCCCAGTATGGTATTTTTGGCATGAAAACTTCTTCAACATAGTCAGAATTTTCAAGAAGTTCATCAATTCTCTCAAGATAAGCCATCCACGTAAATTCTTCGATTTCAGTCGGTATTGGGAGGTTTGGATCGCTTAAGTATTTGTGGTGGGTCAAAATTGCAAGAGCAATTAAATTTTTTTCTTCCTCTGCACAATCCAAAAACTGAGTAAATGATGTTGAGAGAATTTCATGCCTGTATCCCCAGATCTCTCCTTTTGCTCCAGCCCTCTGGAAACCCATCGAACACTTTCCAAGATCATGCAAAAGGATGGAATAAAAAAGAAGCTCCCAGAAATTTTTGTGTGTCTCGGAAATCCATGGAAATGCATTTTTTATACTCTTCATCACATTAAGAGCATTGTTGATGTGGCACTCAAGGAAATCATTGGGCTTAAACTTCGCCATGCAGACCTTCATAGAACCATACTCCGATGTCTATTTCAAGGTCATAAAGTAGTTTACCACTATACGTTTGTCGCCTTCTTTGTGCAGCATTTCTGGGAAAAGGCAAAATTGTAAATGGTTTTACTGTTTTTGCTCTTCTCGGAATTGTTGGGTAATCAAATTCCACTGGAAGTGCGTGAACCAAGCCTGGTAAACCCGAAACCACTGGAACAATTGTTCCTCCAACAGGAATGTTTACCCTTTCTTCAAGTTCAACATTTTCTATTTTCTCTACTGTGGCTATATCACTAGAACGCCCGAGCAATAATTGGAATCTCGGCTTTTTGAAGTATTTTTTCCACTCGTCAGGTAGATAAAGATATAGTGTGTTATCGAACAACACTTCTCGCCTCATCACATCTGTTTCAGTTTTTCCTAAAGCATAAATTCTTTCTAGATCAATTCCTTTACCTTCACTCATGAAAACATATCCAACGAATGGAATTTCTTTGAAAGACACTATTTCGCCTCTTGCCGCTGATAATATGCCCTGAATTGTTGAAAGCGGAGGAACAGGTAATGTAGGTTGATAACCTGATTGGAACGTGGGATACCTAAAGCTTGCAGTCCAGCTTTTTATTTTTACTCGCATCATAGTTCAATCATAGTAAGCTTCAATTTCTTCAGCAAACTTTACTATTGCATCTCCAACAGTTGTGACTGCGACTTCGACACCATTTTCAGTAAGAGAATCTTTGACTTTCTCTAATTCATCTTTCCATCCTCTCATGAATCCCTTGTCTTTACCAATGAAAAGTTTTCTTGGATTGATGATTTCTTTGAACTCGAGAATTCTTGAGATCAAGGCTTCAGAGTCAAACCTTATCTCTCCTCTATCCTCGTACACTATGTCGCTTACAAAGGGGTTTATTCCCCCATCAAACATTGCCAAGATGATGAACTTCGGTGTTATATCGGTGAGATACTGGGTCTGCTTTGCACCACCGAAAATATAACGAAGGGCTTTGATCACCTCGCTTGCTCGTTTCTTTCTGATTTCTTTTGGCATAAAAATCTCTCTATCGTCAATCTGTGCATTCATTTCCCTTGCTTTCTGTAGAATTGACTCGTATTCACTTTTGACATCACTTAAACTCTTCGGCAATTTTGAGATTTCATCTTTGCTTAACAAGTTTTTAAATCCTGCTTTGTCAATAATTGTAAATCTGCCAACGAAATCCAGATCTAACGAGAAAACTCCTTTCAGCACGGTTGAATAGAATTCCTGCGTATAAGGGACTGGATCTCCCTCATGCCTTGATGCGTAACCTTCATCAGGTGTGACCGAGCTTCTGTCTGGGAGTAAAGAAATTAAAGGACTGTTTTTGAGAGGCGACATTCTCGTAACCGTGATGTTCACGTTACCTTTCTTGATTGCCCTCATGTATCCAAAAACATCATCATCGGGGTATTCGATCGGATTAGCAGCTGTGAAAACCTGTTTTTCCTCTCTGAACATTGGAGACAAATTCCACTCAAAATGCTCTGCAAGCGTTTTTCTCCACCAATAACGCCAAGCCTGCGGCGAAACATACGGGTATGACAGGCTACCTTTTCTTAATTTCTTAACCCTTGTAACAGTTCTTTCAGGCGTAGTTTCGTCTATTCCAAGCATGTTCAAAGCCGAATGCGATGCATCCACCAATATCATTCCAGCAGCAAATCTCATTCACCCTCACCTCCAAATATTGCATACTCATTTTCTTCTAAAACTTCGCTAATTTCCGACGACTTATCAGATTTTATAAGCCTGTCATGAAGCTTCTCATAAATGCGGAACAACAAGAGATTCCTTACAGTTTTCCAAGAAACATTTACATCCTCTCCGTAAGCAGTGAGTATTTTTGTGAATTCATCAAAAGTCATCAAAGGCTTCTCTATTCCTAGATTTTGCCTGACCTTTTCGATACGAATGAAAAATGCCTCGAATTGATGTAGCTTTTCGGCTCGCTCCAAGCTTCTTACCTCATCGTCAAGCTTATGATTTGGTAGCCTTTCTATTGATTCCACAATTCTATCTCCAACACTTTTAATAAACTCCAGAGCCTCCTTATCCAAACCCGCCACCTCCTTACAGTAAAAAGCCAAAAGATTCCAGCTTGCATTTACTTTTCTTTCCTTTAAATTATAGAAGTACGGTAATATACTTTCATAGTTCAAAAGTCTTGAGTAAACAGCATTCCGCCTCTCTCGTTCAAAGTTTTCGATTTCAGCCTCGCTTGGTTTGCCTTTCCATCCCATTGCAACTATACGCCTCCAGCCAACATAGTCCACTTTATTTGCGTAAGCCACAAATCTTAGTATAGGATTGGGCACATTGATGATGTCTAAGACTTGGTTTTGGAGATTGCATATGAAATAGTACAAAGTAACCGATGCGTTTTCCCAGAACTCATCCCTCTCAACTTTTCTGGTAATTTCACCTATCAGATGGAAAAGAAAGTTCTCTGGTATTCTGAACCCTTTTGCTTGCGATGCAAGTTTGCTTTTTTTAATCTCATCAAGTGCACCTTTTGAAAGTTCAAGCATAAGTTCGTAAGGATACGCATGAATTACCAACACTCTTGAAAGTCTGTAAGACACTAGAGGTAGAAATTGGGTTAAAAATATACAATGTGCACAGATGTCTGCTCCTTTAGGATTTGCTGAATGGAAATAGTTCGTAACCCCACCAGTCCCCAGCAAAGGAAAAACTGAAAGGTAGATTTCTTTACCTGTGTATGCAGGTTTTCTACCACATATAATGCATGTCGGGGAGTCCGGATTTGTGGCATTGGTTTTCTCCAAGATGCTCCATAAATTCTGAGCTATGTTCTCTGGAGATCGTTTCTTAGACATGCTTGGATTGGACATTACTATCCCACTATTTGGAAATATCATGCCATGAAGATAGCTTGAACTCCAATCTTTCGTTGCATAAAGTTCTGCAGCAAAGTCTACAGCCTTTGAAACATCTTCTTTTTGAAGCTCTTCAGGTTTGCTTTTTCCAGCAATTAGTAGAATCGCAGCTAATCCTGCATCCACAAAAGGGTGCCCTGTCCAGTAAAATTCCATACCATTTTCTCTCCTTTTTTCTTCGAAATGATTTTCAGATAAATCAATGTCACTCATACCACCTTCACCATCCCGAGCCCCATCGAATTTTTCGCGCCAAAACCGGCCTTGTATCCAACCTCCAGCAGCTCTTTACTCCCCCTGGCCTCGAAAACCATCTCGACGCATCTGTGGTAGGTGTTCTTTATTCTGATCCTCTTGGCCTTGACGCTCAGGGGCTTTATCTCCAGATCAACGTTCTCCGGTGTTTTCCGGTAATGAGCCATGTACTTCTTCACCAGATTCTGCCTGATTATTTCGTAAAACTCGACATCTTTGGGATAGAGGTCGATCACCCTCCCGTTTCCGTTTTCTCCTGCGTATCTGGAAACGTTTATCGGGCTAAGTGTTACGAAGCGCTCCCTGCTTCCAATTTTCTTCTCCCGCATAACTCTGACCTCAGAGACGAGAAACCTGGCACCCGATATCTCGATCTCAGGTTTTGAAAGCAGGCCCTCGACTAGCCTCTCGGCGATTTCATTCCTCATCGTGGAGAAGAAGAAATGAGCACTGTCACCGTAAACGACCATCTTTTCGCCCTCGATCCTGAATCTTCTCCCCGGAATCATGAGCTTGCTGAAGGTGAACAGCTTGGGAATTCCTGGCCGGTGGAGTTCAAGGGATAGCGATGGGTCCGCTCTCTCAATCGCCCTGTAAATTGCAGAGGCGAGGTGGTAATGGTGGTTCAAATCTATGACAGACCTTCGCTCCAAGGGAGCAAGGTTCACCTTCAAACGCATTGATGAGTCATTATTTCACAAAAATAAAACTTTTTTGCCTGCTTGAAAAGTAAAAAACACTTTGATGAAAAATTTTTACCAGAATGTTTCACAATTTGGAACGAAAACTTTTCAGAGCACACAGCCATTAAATACCCTGCCGGCATTCAGCTGAGAGGTTCAGAATCCGGCACGGTGTTTGAAATGAGCAGGGCAATATCACACAAAGCGGGTGATGAGAGATGAGCGCCACAAACAGGGCAGTCCTCATACTCAGCGGAGGAGTGGACAGCTCGACGCTCCTCTACTGGCTCCTCGATAGGGGCTATGAGGTTCACGCTCTCACATTCAACTACGGGCAGAAGCATTCAAGAGAGATAGAGCACGCGAGGCTGATAGCAGAGAAAGCTACGGAGAGAGGCAGGGTAACGCACAGGGTCGTGGACATCTCAGCAATTCACGAGCTCATCTCTTCTGGAGCTTTGACCGGAGATGGCGAGGTTCCAAAGGCATTCTACAGCGAGGATGTGCAGAAGAGGACGATAGTCCCCAACAGGAACATGATAATGCTTTCCATCGCTGCAGGCTACGCGGTTAAAATTGGGGCAGGGGAGGTTTACTATGCCGCCCACAAGAGCGACTACAGCATCTACCCCGACTGCAGGAAGGAGTTCGTTAAAGCTTTGGACACGGCCGTCTATCTTGCCAACCTCTGGACGCCCGTTGAGATTAAAGCCCCCTTCGTGGACATGACGAAAGACGAGATAGTCGGGCTCGGGCTGAAGCTTGGAGTTCCATACGAGCTAACCTGGAGCTGCTACGAGGGCGGGGAAAGACCATGCCTCGAGTGCGGGACGTGTCTGGAAAGGACTGAGGCGTTCCTGCTGAACGGTGCAAGGGATCCGCTGCTGAGTGATGAGGAGTGGAAGAGGGCTGTAAAGGCCTACGAGGAAAAGAAGAGAGAGCATGAGGGCAAACATTAGCGAGATCTTCTACTCCGTTCAGGGAGAGGGCATATTCTGCGGAGTGAGGCAGCTTTTCATCAGGTTCTCGGGCTGCAACCTCAACTGCTACTACTGCGACACCCGGTACTCAGAGAGGTGCATGGACTATGCGAACAGCAGGGAGCTCGAAAACCCCGTGAGCTTGGATTACATTCAGAACGTTGTGGACTCCTCGAAAAACATACACTCCGTCTCGTTTACGGGTGGGGAGCCTTTGCTCTACGCGAACTTCATAGCAGGACTGGAAAAGACGAGAGCGTTCTACCTCGAGTCCAACATGTCTCTGCCAGAGGAGGCCAGAAAGCTGAAGCATTTCGACATAATTGCGGGAGACCTGAAGGTCAGGGAGGCGTTGAAGGCCGGTTATGAGGAGATCTACGAAAACACCGTGAAGTCATTCAGGATACTGAGGGATTCTGAGAGCAGGGTCACCTTCGCCAAGATCGTTCTGCCGGAGCGGTTCGACGTCGAGGATGTGCTGGCAAGAGCCGAGGGCATCGCGGACTGTGTCAGATGCTTCGTCCTCCAGCCCGTGTTTGGCTCTGACGTGAGAAACATTTTAAAACTCCAGGAAAAGATGCTGGAGCTTGCCGACACGAGGGTGATTCCGCAGGTTCACAAATACCTGGGGGTGAGGTAAATGAGAATTGGTGTTAGCGAGAGGTTCAGCGCAGCCCACTCGATTCCGGGGCATGAGAGGTGCGGAAGGCTGCACGGACACAACTTCAGGGTCGAAGTGGAGATTGAAGGCGATGTCCGGGAAAACGGGATGGTGATGGACTTTTACGACCTGAAAAAACACCTCAGGGAAGTGCTGAGCGAGTTCGACCACAGGATACTCAACGAGATAATCGATATTCCGACGTCCGAGAACATCTGCACCGAAATTTTCAGAAAATTAAAAAATAAGGGCCTGAACGTTGTCAGGGTCAGGGTTTACGAGAGCGAGGACAAGTGGGCAGAGCTTACTGAATGACCTCCCCGGTCCTTATCCTCACCGATTTCTCCACCGGCAGGATGAAAACCCTTCCATCCCCGATTTTTCCCGTTCTCGCTCCGGCAATTATTGCATCAACAGCCCTCTGAACCTCTTCATCTTCTACAACCACTTCAAGCTTCACCTTCTCAAGCATGTCCACCTCAACAGTCCTTCCGCGAAACTGGAGCTGTATTCCCTTCTGCTCCCCTCTTCCCTTCACCTCGGTAACTGTGAGGGCAACAAAGCCTGCATCCTCGAGTGAGTCCATCACCTGTTCGACCCTCTCAGGCCTGATTATAGCCACAACCATCTTCATGCTACCACCTCACGCGTATGCCCTCTCCCCGTGCTGGGATACGTCAAGCCCGACGTACTCCTCCTCTTCCGTAACCCTGAGTCCCATCACCGCATCTACAGCCTTTGCAAGTACGAGCGTCACTCCGAAGGCGTAGGCTATCGCTGCAAGGGATGCCACCACCTGTGCAGCAAACTGCTCAACGTTGCCGTAAAGCAGTCCGCTGTACCCTCCAACGCTTTCCATGGCAAAGATCCCCGTTGCCAGAGCGCCCCACAGCCCGCCGATTCCGTGTACCGCCCACGCATCAAGGCTCTCATCCCACCTTCTACTCACCCTGAAGAGCATCGCTCCATAGCAGAGAACTCCTGCCGCTGCACCAATGGCAATTGCTGATAGGGAATCCACATACCCCGCAGCGGGAGTTATAGCGACAAGACCGGCTATAGCACCGCTCACCATTCCGAGGCCACTTGGCTTGTCGTGAAGCCAGCTCGCAACGAGCCATGCGATCGCTCCTGCTGCTGCAGCGGTGTTCGTTACAAGCAATGCGTTCGCTGCACTTTCTCCAGCAGATAAAGCACTTCCGGCATTGAATCCGAACCAGCCGAACCAGAGCAGTGCAGTTCCGAGCATTGTCATCGGTATGCTGTGGGGGGTCATGCTGTGCTCCTCATAGCCGAGCCTCCTGCCAATCACGAAGGCGAGAGCTAACGCCGAGAATCCGGAGCTTATGTGCACCACGGTTCCTCCGGCGAAGTCTAAAGCTCCAAGCTCTGCGAGCCACCCTCCACCCCACACCCAGTGGGCGAGTGGATCGTAGACGAGGGTCGTCCACAGCACTCCAAAAACCATGAACGAGCTGAGCTTTATCCTTTCAGCCACACCACTCGACAGTATGGCGAGAGTTACCGCAGCAAAGGTCAGCTGAAATGCAACGAAGAGCAGCGAAGGTATGCTGCCCGCATCCCCGGAAACGCCTCTGAGGCCGGCTGCACTCAGGTCACCGATGAATCCTGCGACGTCGTTGCCGAAGGACAGGGTGTATCCAAGCAGCACCCACTGAACGCTCACCGCTGCAAGAGCTATGAACGAAAGGGAGAGCATAGAAACCGCGTTCTTCCTCCTCACCATTCCTGCATAGAAAAGCCCGACTCCCGGTACCATCAGCATAACCATCGCCGTTGAGACCAGCAACCAGGCAGTATCTCCACTGTCCATCCACATCACCGGGCAGGAATCTGACGCCGAAGTATTTAAATATATTTAATCAAATCTGACAGAATTTAATATTTCTTCAGAAAATTTCAGAAATTTCTAAAGAAAATTTAGCAAAAAGCAGCCATCGGTAAAAATACCCCCATCATGCCACTTCCAAAAAGGTATTAATCCTGAACCGCGTAGAAACAGAAGGCCAATGATGAATGATGGGCGATCTGAGACGTGATGAGAGGGGAGAGGCTGAGGCTGCCCATCCTTTAAACACCATTTAACCCGGCAAACGATCCTGCCATGTGTCTGTTTTCTACTCTGTAACGCGAGATTCGAGAAAAGGCACAGCTTGAGTACCAAAAAGGCAAGAGATCGGCAGGTGAACAGTAAACGGAGCAAAAAAGAACAGGTTTATATGTCTCTGAACAAAAACATCGGGCATGGATGAAAGGGAGAAAAAAGCACTGACATCGAGTCTCCAGCGCTCGTCAATTGCGGGAACAGCGATAATGAGCTTTGCCCTTGCGCTTCTCGTGCTGTACTATGCGAAGGTCAGCATGTTCTACTCGATCGTCATCTCTGCAGCTTTCGCAGCCATCACAACCCTCGCAAGAAGTCGCTCAAGGTTATGATTCTCGCATTGAAAACGTTTTCCATGTGCTTTAAAGCGTACTCATAATCGTAGTCATTCAGTGCTGCGGTGCAGTCCCTTATTACGGCAACCTTGTAGCCTCTAAGCACGGCATCTCCCGCGGTGTGCAGGACGCAGATGTTCGTCAGGACCCCGGTGATGTAAAGCTTTTCAATGCCAAGCTCCCTGAGGGTCAGATCAAGGTCGGTGCCGAAGAAAGCGGAATACCTGCGCTTCCTGACGATGTAGTCCTCTTCCCTCACCTCAAGCTCATCTATTATCTCTGCCCCATCACTTGCAGCAAGACAGTGCTCGGGCCATATATCGAATTCCGGATCGTCCTTTCTGTGCCAGTCCTGGGTGAAAATCACCGGCATCTTCTTTCTCGCCTCTCTGACGGCTTTAGCAGTTGGCTCGAAGATGCCTGAGAGGTGCTCTCCACCGAATAGCTTTCCGTCAGGATAGCAGAAGTCCTTCTGCATGTCCACAACGACAAGGGCGGGCCTCATGATATGTGCTTGAAAAAAGAGATTAAAAACCTGTCGAACACATGTTCGGTTTACTGCAGCTCAAGCACACCCTCCTTAACAGCAATTCTCTCAACCTCATCCCTCATCTCGTCGAGGGTATCCATCATCACCCTCCACTCCTCGAAGTCGAGGTTGAAAGACCCCATCTGTGCTCTGAGCTCCTTCAACCTGAGCTTTAGCCTCCTGAGAACATCCCTGTAGACATCCTCCTTCTCAGTTCCGTAGAAGATGTTCTCCAGCTTCCCAACCGCTGCTCTGAGCAGTCTTATTCTTTCCTCTACATCTGAGGAGAATTCAAAGCTTTCCAGAAGTACAATAAATCCTGATTTCAGGGATTCCATGAATTTATCTCAAGCGCAAAAATATAAAAATTTCCGCCTTTGGGCTAACAGAGCAATGTCTCGATAAAACAGTTTACAAAACATGGAGCCATAATTTTCAGCGTGAACAAAGAAAAGGCTCTTGATTCTTTCATGAGAAGGATTGAAAAGTTCAGAGACATAATCGTCAAGGTAGTCGTATTTGGCTCCTATGCCCGGGGAGAGGCTAAGGAAGACAGCGACATAGACGTCCTCATAGTGGTGAAAGACAGAGAAACTGAACAGGAAATTATCGGTATGGCCGTCGAAGTCCTACTCGAACATGGCGAGTACATATCCGTGAGGGTTTTAACCGAGAAAGAATTTGAACTGCTTAAGAACACGGGTTTTGTCAGGAACGT
It encodes:
- a CDS encoding CRISPR-associated helicase/endonuclease Cas3 — encoded protein: MKVCMAKFKPNDFLECHINNALNVMKSIKNAFPWISETHKNFWELLFYSILLHDLGKCSMGFQRAGAKGEIWGYRHEILSTSFTQFLDCAEEEKNLIALAILTHHKYLSDPNLPIPTEIEEFTWMAYLERIDELLENSDYVEEVFMPKIPYWEMYVFGKNIGKFKLSNGWKELIKEYDFDGLLNWYDRNWEKYRGALIFLKGLLNACDHLSSAGENSVKFLPPIAEVIAFKIPRKEWRPLQKQANKIKGNLLIRAPTGYGKTETALLWADINGYSTKNGISNRVFYVLPYKASVNAMHERMLEYFKSPELVGVLHSSSSYYLYASNFEYKRLSSLYQKIFTPLKVTTPFQIMKAFFGVGFFEMALCELKNALLIFDEIHAYEPNILGIILAMLEVLKEYNTKVLVMTATMPDFIEEFFIELLNPEKPEISGEEVDRFTRHRVKIVRGNIKENIQDFAEKFKKRGLTPALIACNTVDRAIDVYKQLKSLGYRVMLLHSRFTYGDREELERKLRGNLNSYDFVVATQVVEVSLDISFQTILTEPAPIDALIQRFGRVNRQGWKEGEISDVYILTEGSENDARVYKQYEVVKESVKLLRDLDGQEFKESLIPDLVSKGYSKVRNELVREIEKYKRTALELFEELQPLKKSGNEEQFYKMFQGLEIVPIRFADKVIKLIENGKGIEVYRYLVPIPHWKFFTLQNKFGEVFSYDRNHRILIANLRYTPETGLVDEVDNEIDIV
- the cas5b gene encoding type I-B CRISPR-associated protein Cas5b produces the protein MMRVKIKSWTASFRYPTFQSGYQPTLPVPPLSTIQGILSAARGEIVSFKEIPFVGYVFMSEGKGIDLERIYALGKTETDVMRREVLFDNTLYLYLPDEWKKYFKKPRFQLLLGRSSDIATVEKIENVELEERVNIPVGGTIVPVVSGLPGLVHALPVEFDYPTIPRRAKTVKPFTILPFPRNAAQRRRQTYSGKLLYDLEIDIGVWFYEGLHGEV
- the cas7i gene encoding type I-B CRISPR-associated protein Cas7/Cst2/DevR, producing MRFAAGMILVDASHSALNMLGIDETTPERTVTRVKKLRKGSLSYPYVSPQAWRYWWRKTLAEHFEWNLSPMFREEKQVFTAANPIEYPDDDVFGYMRAIKKGNVNITVTRMSPLKNSPLISLLPDRSSVTPDEGYASRHEGDPVPYTQEFYSTVLKGVFSLDLDFVGRFTIIDKAGFKNLLSKDEISKLPKSLSDVKSEYESILQKAREMNAQIDDREIFMPKEIRKKRASEVIKALRYIFGGAKQTQYLTDITPKFIILAMFDGGINPFVSDIVYEDRGEIRFDSEALISRILEFKEIINPRKLFIGKDKGFMRGWKDELEKVKDSLTENGVEVAVTTVGDAIVKFAEEIEAYYD
- the cas8a1 gene encoding type I-B CRISPR-associated protein Cas8b1/Cst1; protein product: MSDIDLSENHFEEKRRENGMEFYWTGHPFVDAGLAAILLIAGKSKPEELQKEDVSKAVDFAAELYATKDWSSSYLHGMIFPNSGIVMSNPSMSKKRSPENIAQNLWSILEKTNATNPDSPTCIICGRKPAYTGKEIYLSVFPLLGTGGVTNYFHSANPKGADICAHCIFLTQFLPLVSYRLSRVLVIHAYPYELMLELSKGALDEIKKSKLASQAKGFRIPENFLFHLIGEITRKVERDEFWENASVTLYYFICNLQNQVLDIINVPNPILRFVAYANKVDYVGWRRIVAMGWKGKPSEAEIENFERERRNAVYSRLLNYESILPYFYNLKERKVNASWNLLAFYCKEVAGLDKEALEFIKSVGDRIVESIERLPNHKLDDEVRSLERAEKLHQFEAFFIRIEKVRQNLGIEKPLMTFDEFTKILTAYGEDVNVSWKTVRNLLLFRIYEKLHDRLIKSDKSSEISEVLEENEYAIFGGEGE
- the cas6 gene encoding CRISPR-associated endoribonuclease Cas6 gives rise to the protein MRLKVNLAPLERRSVIDLNHHYHLASAIYRAIERADPSLSLELHRPGIPKLFTFSKLMIPGRRFRIEGEKMVVYGDSAHFFFSTMRNEIAERLVEGLLSKPEIEISGARFLVSEVRVMREKKIGSRERFVTLSPINVSRYAGENGNGRVIDLYPKDVEFYEIIRQNLVKKYMAHYRKTPENVDLEIKPLSVKAKRIRIKNTYHRCVEMVFEARGSKELLEVGYKAGFGAKNSMGLGMVKVV
- the queC gene encoding 7-cyano-7-deazaguanine synthase QueC; translated protein: MSATNRAVLILSGGVDSSTLLYWLLDRGYEVHALTFNYGQKHSREIEHARLIAEKATERGRVTHRVVDISAIHELISSGALTGDGEVPKAFYSEDVQKRTIVPNRNMIMLSIAAGYAVKIGAGEVYYAAHKSDYSIYPDCRKEFVKALDTAVYLANLWTPVEIKAPFVDMTKDEIVGLGLKLGVPYELTWSCYEGGERPCLECGTCLERTEAFLLNGARDPLLSDEEWKRAVKAYEEKKREHEGKH
- a CDS encoding 7-carboxy-7-deazaguanine synthase QueE, producing the protein MRANISEIFYSVQGEGIFCGVRQLFIRFSGCNLNCYYCDTRYSERCMDYANSRELENPVSLDYIQNVVDSSKNIHSVSFTGGEPLLYANFIAGLEKTRAFYLESNMSLPEEARKLKHFDIIAGDLKVREALKAGYEEIYENTVKSFRILRDSESRVTFAKIVLPERFDVEDVLARAEGIADCVRCFVLQPVFGSDVRNILKLQEKMLELADTRVIPQVHKYLGVR
- the queD gene encoding 6-carboxytetrahydropterin synthase QueD; the encoded protein is MRIGVSERFSAAHSIPGHERCGRLHGHNFRVEVEIEGDVRENGMVMDFYDLKKHLREVLSEFDHRILNEIIDIPTSENICTEIFRKLKNKGLNVVRVRVYESEDKWAELTE
- a CDS encoding P-II family nitrogen regulator, encoding MKMVVAIIRPERVEQVMDSLEDAGFVALTVTEVKGRGEQKGIQLQFRGRTVEVDMLEKVKLEVVVEDEEVQRAVDAIIAGARTGKIGDGRVFILPVEKSVRIRTGEVIQ
- a CDS encoding ammonium transporter, which encodes MWMDSGDTAWLLVSTAMVMLMVPGVGLFYAGMVRRKNAVSMLSLSFIALAAVSVQWVLLGYTLSFGNDVAGFIGDLSAAGLRGVSGDAGSIPSLLFVAFQLTFAAVTLAILSSGVAERIKLSSFMVFGVLWTTLVYDPLAHWVWGGGWLAELGALDFAGGTVVHISSGFSALALAFVIGRRLGYEEHSMTPHSIPMTMLGTALLWFGWFGFNAGSALSAGESAANALLVTNTAAAAGAIAWLVASWLHDKPSGLGMVSGAIAGLVAITPAAGYVDSLSAIAIGAAAGVLCYGAMLFRVSRRWDESLDAWAVHGIGGLWGALATGIFAMESVGGYSGLLYGNVEQFAAQVVASLAAIAYAFGVTLVLAKAVDAVMGLRVTEEEEYVGLDVSQHGERAYA
- a CDS encoding cysteine hydrolase family protein; translation: MRPALVVVDMQKDFCYPDGKLFGGEHLSGIFEPTAKAVREARKKMPVIFTQDWHRKDDPEFDIWPEHCLAASDGAEIIDELEVREEDYIVRKRRYSAFFGTDLDLTLRELGIEKLYITGVLTNICVLHTAGDAVLRGYKVAVIRDCTAALNDYDYEYALKHMENVFNARIITLSDFLRGL
- a CDS encoding nucleotidyltransferase domain-containing protein — translated: MNKEKALDSFMRRIEKFRDIIVKVVVFGSYARGEAKEDSDIDVLIVVKDRETEQEIIGMAVEVLLEHGEYISVRVLTEKEFELLKNTGFVRNVMKDGMVIAG